A portion of the Phycodurus eques isolate BA_2022a chromosome 3, UOR_Pequ_1.1, whole genome shotgun sequence genome contains these proteins:
- the neff1 gene encoding low molecular weight neuronal intermediate filament codes for MSYSSEMYNCSSSSSYRKIFGDAPRAGRAGAGSSSSPSRVHSSGYRSRTYGSPSVISSSTYHRRSAAPGRVFSSVQDSLMDLSQSTAVTNEFKIIRTNEKEQLQGLNDRFVSFIEKVHNLEQQNKVLEAEVSLLRQRNSEPSRLHELYEQEIRELRARVEELTHEKSQMHLDCVQMSEALERLREKLDEETRLREEAENTLKGYRKDVDDATLARLELEKKVESLLDEIAFLRKIHEEELQEMQSSLQATQVSVEMDMSKPDLAAALKDIRAQYENLSCRNQAQAEEWYRSKFATVTEAAARNQDAIKHSKEELTEYRRQVQARTLEIEALRGHNEALERQIAEMEDRHNNEIGDMQDTIQQLEAALRSTKGEMSRHLREYQDLLNVKMALDIEIAAYRKLLEGEECRLSSVGGAMVQSGYPGFSYMSSRTYSLGAYRKSKPEDEEEEGEEEDKEDEENEEEGEDEDEGDDQEGGEGEEEEEEKPKGKDEKKKESPTEKTSKN; via the exons ATGAGTTACTCCAGTGAGATGTAcaactgcagcagcagcagctcctaTCGCAAGATTTTCGGCGATGCCCCGCGGGCCGGCCGCGCGGGTgcgggcagcagcagcagcccgtCCCGCGTGCACTCCTCGGGGTACCGCAGCCGCACCTACGGGTCCCCCTCGGTCATCTCCTCCAGCACCTACCACCGCAGGAGCGCCGCACCCGGGCGCGTCTTCTCCTCCGTGCAAGACTCCCTGATGGACCTGAGCCAGTCGACGGCGGTCACCAACGAGTTCAAGATCATCCGAACCAACGAGAAGGAACAACTGCAGGGGCTCAACGACCGCTTCGTGTCCTTCATCGAGAAAGTGCACAACCTTGAGCAGCAGAACAAAGTTCTGGAGGCGGAGGTGTCTTTGCTGCGGCAGCGCAACAGCGAGCCGTCGCGCCTCCACGAGCTCTACGAGCAGGAGATTCGCGAGCTCCGCGCGCGCGTCGAGGAGCTGACCcacgagaagagccagatgcaCCTAGACTGCGTGCAGATGAGCGAGGCTCTGGAGCGCCTGCGGGAGAAGCTCGACGAGGAGACCAGGCTGCGAGAGGAGGCGGAGAACACCCTGAAGGGCTACCGCAAGGACGTGGACGACGCCACCTTGGCGCGCCTGGAGCTCGAGAAGAAAGTGGAGTCGCTGCTGGATGAGATCGCCTTCCTCAGGAAAATTCACGAGGAGGAGCTGCAGGAGATGCAGTCGTCCCTGCAGGCCACGCAG GTGTCAGTGGAGATGGACATGAGCAAGCCGGACCTGGCTGCAGCCCTGAAGGACATCAGGGCCCAGTATGAAAACCTGTCATGCAGGAACCAGGCCCAGGCAGAGGAATGGTACCGTTCCAAGTTCGCGACGGTGACCGAGGCCGCTGCTCGCAACCAGGATGCCATCAAGCACTCGAAGGAGGAGCTGACCGAGTACCGCAGGCAGGTGCAAGCCCGCACCCTGGAGATTGAGGCCCTCAGGGGTCACAATGAGGCCCTAGAGCGGCAGATCGCTGAGATGGAGGATCGCCATAACAATGAAATTGGAGACATGCAG GATACCATTCAGCAGCTGGAGGCTGCACTGCGCAGCACCAAAGGAGAAATGTCCCGTCACCTGCGGGAATACCAGGATCTGCTCAATGTCAAAATGGCGCTTGACATTGAAATAGCCGCTTACAG GAAACTGCTGGAAGGCGAGGAGTGCCGCCTCAGCTCCGTCGGTGGTGCCATGGTGCAGTCCGGTTACCCCGGCTTCTCCTATATGTCATCGCGCACGTACTCCCTGGGAGCCTACAGGAAGTCCAAGCCagaggacgaggaagaggaaggagaagaagaggacaaggaggatgaggaaaatgaggaggagggagaggaTGAAGATGAGGGCGATGACCAGGAGGGAGGTGAaggtgaggaagaggaagaggagaagccAAAAGGGAAGgatgagaagaagaaggagagccCCACTGAGAAGACCAGCAAGAACTAA